A stretch of DNA from Desulfobulbaceae bacterium DB1:
CCGAACTGCTTTATCATTTCGACCGGGAGCTCCGTCTCCTGCATCTTCGCCTGTGGGCCGACGCCGCAAGGCCGCTGCCCAGCATCTCGTCCATTTTTTTTGCCGCCTATCTGGTGGAAAATGAAATTCAGGACCATTTCGGCCTTTCTTTTTCCGGATTAACGCCGGATTATAAAGGCACCCTTTATCTTGAGGAGGATAAGGGGGAGCCTCCCTTTCTCCGCAAACTGCAGGACGAAAGGGAGGGGTAAATGGCACAAACCGTGATCCCTTTCGGCCCGCAGCATCCGGTGCTGCCCGAACCCCTGCATCTCAATCTCACGGTTGAGGACGAAATCGTCACCAGCGCCATGCCCGCCTTCGGCTATGTGCACCGGGGGCTTGAGAAGCTGGCCGATATCCGCGATTTCCGCCGGATGATCCAGGTGGTGGAGCGGGTGTGCGGCATCTGTTCCATGATGCATTCGCTCATTTACTGTCAGTCCATTGAGTCCTTGCTCAAGGTGGAGATCCCGCCCAGGGCCCGTTTTTTACGGGTGATCTGGTCGGAGCTGCACCGGCTGCACAGCCATCTGCTCTGGCTGGGCCTTTTTGCCGATGCCATGGGCTTTGAAAGCCTGTTCATGCAGGTCTGGAAGGTGCGGGAGCGCATCATGGACATCAACGAGGCCACTGCCGGCAACCGGGTCATTTTGTCGGTCAATGTCATCGGCGGGGTCAAGCGGGATCTTGACCCAGGACAGATCAGCCGGATAAGGGATGAGCTCTGCCGGGTACGCGAGGAGATGGCGCGCCTGGAGAAGACAATTCTTGCGGATTACACCCTGCAGACGCGGACCAGGGGCAAGGGGGTGCTGACCGGAGACCTGGCCATGGAACTCGGCTGTGCCGGGCCTGTGCTGCGGGGCAGCGGGATCGGGCAGGACATGCGCATGCTCGGCTATGCCGCCTATGGCGAGCTTGATTTTCAGCCGGTGGTGGAAGAAGACGGTGACTGTTACAGCCGGAGCAAGGTCCGTTTCCGGGAGGTGCTGCAGTCGCTTGATCTGATCCGGCAGGCCCTTGATAAACTGCCCACGGGAGAGCTCGTGGTGCAGGTCAAGGGCAATCCCGAGGGGGAGATTGTTTCCAGGGTGGAGCAGCCCCGGGGCGAGTGCCTTTACTATATCAGGGCAAACGGTACCAAGTTTCTGGAAAGGTTGCGCATCCGCACCCCGACCTTTGCCAATATCCCGGCCCTGAGCTTCATGCTGCCGGGGATGGAACTGGCCGATGTGCCGGTGGTGCTCCTTTCCATTGATCCCTGTGTCAGTTGCACCGAGCGCTGAAAGGTGAACCCATGGTTTTCATGACGCCGATCGTTATCGTGAATCTTTGCAAGCGGCCCGCGACCAGGCTCTATCCTCTCGAAAAAAGAGATCCGTTTGCCGGCAGCAGGGGAAGGTTGGCCAACAACCCCGAAATTTGCATTCTCTGCGGCATCTGCGCCAAGGTCTGCCCTTCGCAATGCATTACGGTGCGGCGCAAGGATGAATTATGGGAATACGATCCGTATGCCTGTGTTTTCTGCGGCGTCTGCGCGGCGGCTTGTCCCACCGGCAGCCTTTGTCAGCGTGAAGAGCGGCTGCCGGTTGTTGCGGTCATGGAAAAGGTTGTTGTCACGGTTCATGTGGAAGGGCACACGGATACCGAAAAATCATCCCCCCGGTGACCTGAAGTGCGGCTGTCCCTCGATTCAGATTCAAATCAGTTCTGTAAAAAAAAAGCCTTCTTTCCCTTTTTCCTTTCGGCGCAGGCAGCCATAAATTTGCTTGATTAACCTCAAGGCATCTGCCTAATATATTGTTTAGTAAATCAAGTTGCTGACAGGCAGGCTGGGCGCTTGCCTTGAATCTGCAAGGAAAAACCGGGCAGCACGTCGCATGAAACCGCCTGAACGAAGAAATCTCCGAGCGGCACAAAAAAATATTTGGAGGCAATCCTGGATACGGCACATCTTTCAGGATTCCCCTTGCTGAGAGGGACATCCTGAGAAGCATGTTTTTTGACAAGTTTTCCAAAAAGACAGGTCCGACGCGGCATGATTTCCCTGACGCCTGGCGGCCCTCACTCGATTCCGCCATGGCGGAACTCCGGCAACTGGCCGGTGCCACTGAAAGCGAATTCCTGCGGATCGGCGAGCAGATGCAGGGGATTCACCGGCATTCCGGCGAGATTTCCGGGCTGGCCGATCATCTGGTGGATGCGGCCTCCGGCCCGCGCATGCAGGCCCTGCTTGAACGGTTGCGCCAGATGATGGGGGACATGGAGGATTATCTGGCCAGGGCACGGGCGCGAAGTGTTGAAACCTTCACCACCCTGCAGCGATTTCAGGATCTGCTGGTGCAGATTTCAAAACCATTGGAAGGATTCCAGAAAATGGACATGACCCTGCACATTCTGGGCGTGGCCATTAAGATTGAAAGCGCCCGCCTGGGGGATATGGGAAGCGGCTTTGTCAACCTTGCCATGGATGTAGAGAAACTTTCCCACCAGATAAACGAGAAGTCCGAAGCCATCCTGAAACACCGGCATTTGCTCACCTCGATGGTCAGCGAGAGCATGGCCCTTGTCCAGTCCACGGAATCGTGCCATGATGCCGAGGTGTCGTCAACCCTGGCCAATACGGCGGCAAGCCTGCGAGAGCTCGAAGCAGTCAATGAGCGCTTCACCCGGCTTGGCGCCCGGGTTGCCGCCGTGTCCGGCGAGATTGCCGGCAATATCGGCGAGGTTGTTTCCTCCATGCAGTTTCACGACATCAACCGGCAGCAGCTGGAGCATGTCGTCGAGGCGCTGGAAGGCCTGTCAACGGATATTGACGCTGTTCACGGCTCCGGCGCGGCTGATCAACGCCGGTCATTAATCATCGAAGCCGGCAATGTCTGTGAATTGCAGGAGGCCCAGCTGCATTTCGCTTCAACGGAGTTTCACACCGCGGTTTCGTCCATTGTCGGCAATCTGCGCGAACTCGCCCGCAAGCAAACAGCCATGGCGGAAGAAACGCTTGCCGCCATGGGATTGATGGACGCCTCCGATACCTCCTTTCTCGACGGAATCAGCCACGGCATAGCAACCGTCACCTCCTTGCTCGCTACCTTTACCGACACGGATCGGGACATGTCCGCGGCCATGAAGAAAGTGGCGGAGACAATCGGTGAAATCACCGTTTTTGTCGGCGATATTGAGTCCATCGGGTACGCAACCGTCCATATCGCGCTGAACGCACAGATAAAGGCGGCTCATACGGGAGCCGAGGGAGCGGCGCTGGAGGTGCTGGCAAAAGAAATCAAGCAGCTCTCCGATGAAACGGTGCATCAAACCGATTCGATCGCCACCGCCCTGACGGAAATCAATGCGGCGACCGGTCGTCTCTCCATGAAGACCGATGAAGCGGAAATCATTCTCGGCGCCAAGATCAGCGGCATGGGAAAAGAGGTGTCCGAAATTGTGGAAATGCTTGGCGGCATGAACGCCGAGCTGCTTGCCGTGCTGTCCAGGATGCACGGCATGGTCGATGCGCTCACCGAGGAAGTGGAGATGGTGACGGCGGGTATTGATGTGCATGAACGGAGCCGCGCCACGGCGGACCAGGTGGCGGCCGCCCTGCACGCCATTGTCGACCAGTCCCGCAAGCTGGAACCGGCCAGTGAGGAATTCAAGCAAAACCTGCGTCTCATGGAGGAGCGCTACACCATGGAAAGTGAACGGCGCATTCACGAAGCCATTGCCGGAAAACGCAAAGAGCCGACCGCAGCAGGCGGCCAGTTGCAGATCCCGGAGGCCACCCCCGGCAAGGGTGACTCGGAATTCGGCGACAATGTGGATCTGTTTTAACGGCGAACCGCCTTATCTGCCAGGAGAAAAGTGCATGGAAAATCCGACAACCAGCAGTTCCGGTCAAGCAAACGACCAGACCGTCATCAACAGCGGCAAACGATTGACCATTGAGAACGCCGCTGATTTCACCCAGCGTCTCCGGCAAGGGCTGGCCGGCTCCCGCAATGTCGCGGTGGAGTTTGAAGCCGATGTCGAAATGGACATCACCGCCCTGCAGATTCTTTGTTCGGCATGCAAAACAGCGGCAGCAGCGGGCAGCAGCTTTCGCTATCAAAATGAACGGCCCAAGGCCCTGATCGAGCTTCTTGACGCCTGCGGGGCGCGGTTTCGCGGCGTCTGCAAACATAACAACGGAAATATCTGCACCTGGTTTGGAGAAGGGAAATAATGGGAAAATTGATCATGACGGCCGACGATTCGGCCAGCGTCCGGCAGATGGTGGCCTTTACCCTCAAGCAGAACGGCTATGATGTCATCGAGGCGGTGGATGGGCAGGATGCCCTGAGCAAACTCGCCGCCCAGAAGGTCGACATGCTGCTCACCGACCTCAATATGCCCAATCTGGACGGCATCGGGCTGATCAAGGGAGTCAGAAGCGGCGGGCCCAACAAATTCATACCGATCATCATGCTGACCACCGAATCCCAGGATTCGAAGAAGGCGGAAGGCAAGGCGGCGGGCGCCACCGGCTGGATCGTCAAGCCGTTCAAACCGGAACAGCTGATCGCGGTAACCAAGAAGGTTTTAGGAGGATAACAGCCCGTTGAAAAACCCTGTTGTGGCCATTGATTGAGATTGAATGAATCGGCCGATCGGGTAAAATGTCGTGACAACTCATCACACAACAGGGGTTTTTCTTCATGGCCATCGGTAAACGCAAAAAACATAAACAGCTCCCGCTCTGGATCGCCCATAGCGACCTGGCCCCACGCGGTGGCCATCCCTTTTACACCCGCCTCAACCGTCTTTTTGATGACGATGGATTTGACGTCTGGCTGGAACAGGAATGTGCCCCCTTTTTCTCGGAAGCAGGTCGTCCCTCGATTCCTCCAGGTGTCTACTTCCGCATGCTCTTTGTCGGCTACCTGGAAGGGTTTCAGTCCGAACGCAGCATTGCCTGGCATTGCAGTGACAGGATGTCGTTGCGGGAGTTCCTCGGCTATCAGATTCACGAAAAAACGCCGGATCATTCAAGTTTCACCATCTGGCGGCAACGATTGCCGCTGGAGCTGTACACCAAGGTTTTCCAGCGTATCCTCTGCATTGTCCATCAACACGGGCTGATCGATGCATACGCGACTGGTGTCGACTCGACAACCATTGAAGCCAATGCCTCTCTGCGGCGTCTGGCGCGAAAAGATACCGGTTCCTCCTACACCGACTATGTCAAAACGTTGATGCGCGAGGCAGGTCAAGAGCCAGGTGATGCCGCCGACGTTGCCCGTTTCGACAGGAAACGCACAGGCAAGAAACTTTCCAATCGCGAGTGGCAATCGGAAACCGATCCCGACGCCCGTATCGCCAAGATGAAGAATGGCACGACCCATCTTGCCTACAAGGCGGAACATGCGGTCGATCTTGCCACCGGGGCCATGCTGGGCGTCGTGGTGCATCCGGCTGATCAGGGCGATACGGCAAGCATCGAGGAGACGCTGGAACAAGTCGAGGAGAACCTTGCCGTTCTCGGTGACGAAGCGCCGGAACTGCTGTGCGTGGTTACCGACAAAGGATACCACAAGGCGGAGTTGATCAGGAAACTCAATGCCGACAAAGGGATCACCACCTACATTCCGGAGCGGCAGAGCGAACAGAGACGAAGTTGGCATGGCGACAAAGAGGCCTGCCGGGAATTTCACGGCAATCGCCGCCGCACTCGGGGAGACCACGGAAAACAGTTGTCCCGTCGGCGTTCCGAGATTGTGGAACGAAGTTTTGCCATGCTCAAGCGAGGTGGCAATCTTGCCCGGATGACGCTTCGCGGTCTGGAAAATGTCAGTAAACGCTACCTGATTCATGCCGCTGCCTACAATTTGGGACTTCTCATGCGGGAAATCTTCGGACATGGTACCCCAAAAGGGATGGCCGATGCCCTGTGTCGCCTTATTTTGGGTATTTTTGTCATTTTTGCCACAGTTTCTGCCCTGCTACTGCCCGAAATATTGATCAGGCAGAGGTCTTTTTTGAAAATGACGGACTTTTCATACGGCTGTCGGTTGCGGCCGCTGTTTTTCGAAATTTAAGTTTTTTCAACGGGCTGCTAAGATTTAAAACAGAATAAGGGAAAATGGAGCTCAATAAGCCGATGACCTGAGTGATCAGCTATTCCCCATCACGACACAATGGAAGTCCACCTATCCCCGGAGACCCAAAGTCAAGATAAGTTCTCGAATTTTTCGGGCTCAACTGGGGTCTGACGATTTGGGATGAAGAAATCGTCCAGCAATCAAGAGCAATATTCGACGAGAATCCTGCTTGAAAAGTAAAGCTATCCCAATCCACAAAAGGTCAACCTAAGTCTTGAGGGGAGAACCCATTGACGATGCCGGTTTTCCTTCTTCCGGCGCACATAGATTCTCCGGCATCGAACCAAAAATTGCTATTGATGGATCGAGATTGAGGAAGGGCTACTTCAGGTAGGAGTCGACAAATTCGCGTGGTTTCAATACCGCAATGTCATGGAATCCAGAGACGCTCAATAAATGCCGGTCTCCACTGACTAT
This window harbors:
- a CDS encoding NADH dehydrogenase; this encodes MAQTVIPFGPQHPVLPEPLHLNLTVEDEIVTSAMPAFGYVHRGLEKLADIRDFRRMIQVVERVCGICSMMHSLIYCQSIESLLKVEIPPRARFLRVIWSELHRLHSHLLWLGLFADAMGFESLFMQVWKVRERIMDINEATAGNRVILSVNVIGGVKRDLDPGQISRIRDELCRVREEMARLEKTILADYTLQTRTRGKGVLTGDLAMELGCAGPVLRGSGIGQDMRMLGYAAYGELDFQPVVEEDGDCYSRSKVRFREVLQSLDLIRQALDKLPTGELVVQVKGNPEGEIVSRVEQPRGECLYYIRANGTKFLERLRIRTPTFANIPALSFMLPGMELADVPVVLLSIDPCVSCTER
- a CDS encoding two-component system response regulator, with amino-acid sequence MGKLIMTADDSASVRQMVAFTLKQNGYDVIEAVDGQDALSKLAAQKVDMLLTDLNMPNLDGIGLIKGVRSGGPNKFIPIIMLTTESQDSKKAEGKAAGATGWIVKPFKPEQLIAVTKKVLGG